The Deinococcus radiotolerans DNA segment GACGATCAGGACCGGGATGACGGCGAGGCTGCTGGCCGCCATGATCAGGCCCCACTGGGTGCCCGCTTCACCGTTGAACAGGGCGGTGCCGACCGGGAGCGTGCGGAACTGCGGCTGTTGAATGACGATCAGGGGCCACAAAAAAGCGTTCCAGTTGCCGAGGAAGGTGAAGATGCCGAGGCTCGCCAGGGCGGGACGGACCAGGGGCAGCGCGATCCGCCAGAAGATGCCGAACTCGTGCTCACCGTCGATGCGGGCCGCTTCGATGAGGTCCGTGGGGAGGCTCTCGAAGAATTGACGCATCAGGAAGACGCCGAACGCGCTGATCAGCCCGGGGAACAGGATCGCGAAGTACGAGCCGGGCACGCTGCGCGTGAGGTGCAGGTCGCTGACGCCCACGAACCAGGGAATGACGAGCATTTCCGTGGGGATCATCAAAGACGACAGGATCAGCAGGAAGATCAGGTTCTTGCCGGGAAAGTCGAATTTCGCGAGGGTGTACCCGACGAGGGAATCGAAGAACAGCACGCTCAGGGTGGTGACGCCGGCCACGAGGAGGCTGTTGCCGAACCACTGGAGGAACTTGGTCTGCGTGAGCACCTGGGCGTAGTTGTCCAGGGTCGGCTGCTGCGGCAGGAAGGACAGGTTGAAGAGTTCCTGGAAGCTCTTGAGGCTGGTGAGGACCATCCACGCGAACGGGAAGAGCGTGACGATCACGCCCAGGGTGAGCGCGGCGTAGATCAGGGCGACGGGCAGGTTGAGGCGGCGCGGCCGGCGGGCGGCGCGGGGCGCGCCGGTCTGGCGGGCGGACGTCACGGCCGCTCCGGGGCAGGTGGGGGGACGGTCATGCGTCGTACCTTCGGGTGAGGAATTTGAGTTGAATGACGGTGATCAGCAGGATGATCGCGAACAGCATCACGGTGACGGCGGACGCGTAGCCCATCTGGAAGCGGCCGAAGGCCAGCTGGTAGATGTACAGCGCGACGGTGGTCGTGCTGCTGAGCGGGCCGCCCTGGTCGGTGAAGTTCAGGTTGACGACCTGCGTGAACAGTTGCAGGTAGGCGATGGTGCCCGTCACGACGCTGAACACGATGGTGGGGTTGAGCAGGGGCAGCGTGATGCGCCGGAAGGCCTGCGCGCCGGTGGCGCCGTCAATCTCGGCCGCTTCGAAGTACGTCCGGGGAATCGCGGCGAGGCCGGCCAGGAACAGCACGATCTGGAAGCCGAGGTTCTGCCAGACGACCAGGGCGG contains these protein-coding regions:
- a CDS encoding carbohydrate ABC transporter permease, with product MTSARQTGAPRAARRPRRLNLPVALIYAALTLGVIVTLFPFAWMVLTSLKSFQELFNLSFLPQQPTLDNYAQVLTQTKFLQWFGNSLLVAGVTTLSVLFFDSLVGYTLAKFDFPGKNLIFLLILSSLMIPTEMLVIPWFVGVSDLHLTRSVPGSYFAILFPGLISAFGVFLMRQFFESLPTDLIEAARIDGEHEFGIFWRIALPLVRPALASLGIFTFLGNWNAFLWPLIVIQQPQFRTLPVGTALFNGEAGTQWGLIMAASSLAVIPVLIVFAIFQKQIIDGIVMTGLKG